One stretch of Hevea brasiliensis isolate MT/VB/25A 57/8 chromosome 12, ASM3005281v1, whole genome shotgun sequence DNA includes these proteins:
- the LOC110655041 gene encoding fluoride export protein 1 isoform X1, whose product MEDGTNDSLPNLAASFSRTSSVGSSLRRRSLSLLQTVPFQIDDDIESENVSEAGDIGDRALHSKRYSESSSIRFSLDNTLENGVVFPIREDNLLQSYGIVSHDSTTLNTAIPVPQVPEENISPLSTDAMVCSKDEKQEKETALVLSSELEYISCLLHLSVFGILGVLTRYLLQKLFGPSVAGVTGDHYPLYLDLPSNMVGSFLMGWWGVVFKGDIASVSDHLAIGLTTGYLGSLTTFSGWNQKMLDLIVDGHWVFALVGFLLGLFLAAYSIKFGIGTAKCFKSLLKRLNRRESKISSNWRVDNRKRHLAVMAILVLMLGFLWIVSGTLLKKEFNSGSSRAQLWLACLLAAPGVWIRWFLARLNGRGLGKTGHLRWVPFGTLIANVSAACIMAALATLKKEVHTKNCNTISTGIQFGFLGCLSTVSTFIAEYNAMEESNKTWRAYAYALITILMSFGLGILIYSVPVWTKGYD is encoded by the exons ATGGAGGATGGGACTAATGATTCTTTACCCAACCTTGCTGCATCATTTAGTCGGACAAGCAGTGTCGGATCTTCGCTGAGAAGGCGTTCCTTAAGCTTATTACAAACTGTGCCCTTTCAAATAGATGATGATATTGAAAGTGAAAATGTTTCAGAGGCAGGTGATATTGGGGATAGGGCTCTTCATAGTAAGAGGTACAGTGAGAGTAGCAGCATCCGGTTTTCCCTTGATAACACTTTAGAGAATGGAGTTGTGTTTCCCATCAGGGAGGACAATTTATTGCAATCATATGGGATAGTGTCTCATGATTCCACAACTTTGAATACAGCAATCCCTGTGCCACAGGTGCCAGAAGAAAACATATCTCCTCTTTCCACGGATGCAATGGTGTGCTCGAAGGACGAAAAACAA GAAAAAGAGACGGCACTAGTTTTGTCCTCAGAATTGGAATATATATCATGTCTTCTTCATCTATCTGTTTTTGGGATTCTTGGG GTTTTGACAAGGTACTTATTACAGAAACTTTTTGGTCCTAGTGTGGCTGGTGTGACGGGTGACCACTACCCTTTATACCTTGACCTTCCTTCCAACATG GTTGGTTCTTTCCTGATGGGATGGTGGGGTGTTGTTTTCAAAGGAGATATAGCCAGTGTGTCTGATCATCTGGCCATTGGATTAACAACTGGATACTTGGGAAGTCTCACAACTTTCAGTGGCTGGAATCAGAAAATGCTTGATCTCATTGTTGATGGCCACTGGGTGTTTGCGCTGGTTGGCTTTCTTCTAG GCTTGTTCCTTGCAGCCTATtccatcaaatttggcattgggACAGCCAAGTGTTTCAAGTCACTTCTCAAAAGACTAAATAGACGTGAAAGTAAAATTAGCAGCAATTGGAGGGTGGACAACCGCAAGCGTCATCTGGcagttatggcaattttggtgCTTATGCTAGGTTTTTTATGGATTGTGAGTGGGACACTGCTAAAGAAGGAGTTCAACAGTGGCAGCAGTAGAGCCCAATTATGGCTGGCTTGCTTACTTGCAGCCCCAGGGGTATGGATCAGGTGGTTCTTGGCTCGGCTCAATGGACGTGGATTAGGGAAAACAGGGCATCTGAGATGGGTTCCATTTGGAACTCTAATTGCCAATGTTTCTGCAGCTTGCATCATGGCAGCACTCGCTACTTTGAAGAAAGAG GTTCATACCAAGAACTGCAATACCATTTCAACTGGCATACAGTTTGGATTTTTGGGTTGTCTGAGTACTGTTTCAACTTTCATAgctgaatacaatgccatggaagAAAGTAATAAAACTTGGAGAGCTTATGCTTATGCTCTAATAACAATACTCATGTCATTTGGCTTGGGGATCCTGATATACTCCGTACCTGTTTGGACTAAGGGATATGACTGA
- the LOC110655041 gene encoding fluoride export protein 1 isoform X2 produces the protein MMILKVKMFQRQVILGIGLFIVRAIPVPQVPEENISPLSTDAMVCSKDEKQEKETALVLSSELEYISCLLHLSVFGILGVLTRYLLQKLFGPSVAGVTGDHYPLYLDLPSNMVGSFLMGWWGVVFKGDIASVSDHLAIGLTTGYLGSLTTFSGWNQKMLDLIVDGHWVFALVGFLLGLFLAAYSIKFGIGTAKCFKSLLKRLNRRESKISSNWRVDNRKRHLAVMAILVLMLGFLWIVSGTLLKKEFNSGSSRAQLWLACLLAAPGVWIRWFLARLNGRGLGKTGHLRWVPFGTLIANVSAACIMAALATLKKEVHTKNCNTISTGIQFGFLGCLSTVSTFIAEYNAMEESNKTWRAYAYALITILMSFGLGILIYSVPVWTKGYD, from the exons ATGATGATATTGAAAGTGAAAATGTTTCAGAGGCAGGTGATATTGGGGATAGGGCTCTTCATAGTAAGAG CAATCCCTGTGCCACAGGTGCCAGAAGAAAACATATCTCCTCTTTCCACGGATGCAATGGTGTGCTCGAAGGACGAAAAACAA GAAAAAGAGACGGCACTAGTTTTGTCCTCAGAATTGGAATATATATCATGTCTTCTTCATCTATCTGTTTTTGGGATTCTTGGG GTTTTGACAAGGTACTTATTACAGAAACTTTTTGGTCCTAGTGTGGCTGGTGTGACGGGTGACCACTACCCTTTATACCTTGACCTTCCTTCCAACATG GTTGGTTCTTTCCTGATGGGATGGTGGGGTGTTGTTTTCAAAGGAGATATAGCCAGTGTGTCTGATCATCTGGCCATTGGATTAACAACTGGATACTTGGGAAGTCTCACAACTTTCAGTGGCTGGAATCAGAAAATGCTTGATCTCATTGTTGATGGCCACTGGGTGTTTGCGCTGGTTGGCTTTCTTCTAG GCTTGTTCCTTGCAGCCTATtccatcaaatttggcattgggACAGCCAAGTGTTTCAAGTCACTTCTCAAAAGACTAAATAGACGTGAAAGTAAAATTAGCAGCAATTGGAGGGTGGACAACCGCAAGCGTCATCTGGcagttatggcaattttggtgCTTATGCTAGGTTTTTTATGGATTGTGAGTGGGACACTGCTAAAGAAGGAGTTCAACAGTGGCAGCAGTAGAGCCCAATTATGGCTGGCTTGCTTACTTGCAGCCCCAGGGGTATGGATCAGGTGGTTCTTGGCTCGGCTCAATGGACGTGGATTAGGGAAAACAGGGCATCTGAGATGGGTTCCATTTGGAACTCTAATTGCCAATGTTTCTGCAGCTTGCATCATGGCAGCACTCGCTACTTTGAAGAAAGAG GTTCATACCAAGAACTGCAATACCATTTCAACTGGCATACAGTTTGGATTTTTGGGTTGTCTGAGTACTGTTTCAACTTTCATAgctgaatacaatgccatggaagAAAGTAATAAAACTTGGAGAGCTTATGCTTATGCTCTAATAACAATACTCATGTCATTTGGCTTGGGGATCCTGATATACTCCGTACCTGTTTGGACTAAGGGATATGACTGA
- the LOC110655043 gene encoding flavonol synthase/flavanone 3-hydroxylase, translated as MQVERVQGIASTFRDNIPEAYIRSEQEQPALTTVHGLDPGVQVIDMSDPDQEKVHGLIINASQEWGMFQIINHGIPSEVIMKLQNVGKEFFELPQEEREVYAKPPGSKEGYGTFLQKEMEGKKGWVDHLFHKIWPPSSINYQFWPKNPPSYREANKDYAKHLNRVADKLLKTLSLGLGLKEHELKEAMGGENLQYLLKINYYPPCPRPDLALGVVAHTDMSSLTILVPNDVQGLQASRDGKWYGVKYIPNALVIHIGDQLEILSNGKYKSVLHRTTVNKEKARMSWPVFLEPPSEFTIGPHPKLVNGENPAKYKSKKFDDYCYCKLNKSPQ; from the exons ATGCAGGTGGAAAGAGTACAAGGCATTGCCTCTACCTTCAGAGACAACATCCCTGAAGCATATATTAGATCGGAACAGGAGCAGCCTGCACTCACCACCGTACATGGGCTCGACCCTGGCGTACAGGTGATCGATATGAGCGACCCAGATCAAGAAAAGGTACATGGTTTGATCATCAATGCCAGCCAGGAGTGGGGAATGTTTCAGATTATCAACCATGGCATACCTAGTGAAGTTATAATGAAATTACAGAATGTGGGTAAGGAGTTTTTTGAGCTTCCGCAAGAAGAGAGAGAAGTTTATGCTAAACCACCTGGGTCTAAGGAAGGCTATGGAACATTTCTTCAAAAAGAAATGGAGGGCAAGAAAGGCTGGGTTGATCATTTGTTCCATAAGATATGGCCTCCTTCTTCAATCAACTACCAGTTTTGGCCTAAAAATCCACCTTCTTACAG GGAGGCCAACAAGGACTATGCAAAACACCTGAATAGAGTGGCAGATAAACTATTGAAGACCTTGTCGTTAGGGTTAGGGCTTAAAGAGCATGAACTAAAGGAGGCTATGGGCGGAGAGAACTTGCAATACCTTCTGAAAATAAACTACTATCCACCTTGTCCACGACCAGATTTGGCTCTTGGGGTGGTGGCTCATACTGACATGTCCTCTCTCACCATTCTTGTACCCAACGATGTGCAGGGCCTCCAGGCCTCTAGAGATGGAAAATGGTATGGTGTTAAGTATATCCCAAATGCCCTAGTCATCCATATTGGTGACCAGCTTGAG ATTTTAAGCAATGGAAAGTACAAGAGTGTGCTTCACAGAACCACAGTGAACAAAGAAAAGGCAAGAATGTCATGGCCAGTGTTCCTAGAGCCTCCATCGGAGTTCACTATAGGTCCTCACCCTAAGCTCGTTAATGGAGAGAATCCAGCAAAGTACAAGTCCAAAAAGTTCGATGATTATTGTTATTGCAAACTTAACAAGAGTCCACAGTAG
- the LOC110655047 gene encoding uncharacterized protein LOC110655047 — protein sequence MAYVERGVVKSKRSIWRLKTVTDFFWAIVNFIGVFFATMFSMEKSNAYRKGSGSGKKWDGGPGGPGSGPYGGGPRGTPRGLDNVRGIDHSSLPACGSCCG from the exons ATGGCTTACGTCGAGCGAG GTGTTGTGAAATCGAAAAGATCGATATGGCGACTGAAAACTGTAACGGATTTCTTCTGGGCTATTGTAAATTTTATAGGCGTGTTCTTTGCTACAATGTTCTCG atggaaaagtcaaatgcTTACCGGAAAGGATCTGGTTCTGGAAAGAAATGGGATGGTGGCCCAGGTGGGCCTGGAAGTGGGCCATATGGCGGTGGCCCACGTGGTACACCTCGAGGCTTAGACAATGTTCGAGGAATTGACCATA GTTCCTTGCCTGCGTGTGGCTCCTGCTGTGGTTAA
- the LOC110654972 gene encoding flavonol synthase/flavanone 3-hydroxylase: protein MKKERVQILSHRGLKELPPQFVRPVHEQPENTKAIEGVAVPVISLSQPHEVVVDEIFGASSEWGFFLITDHGVPSSLIQRLQEVGQEFFALPQEDKEAYANDPPNGKFEGYGTKMTKTHDEKLEWIDYFFHVLSPSPRVNYEIWPRNPPSYREVTEKYKEEILRLTDKLLKLLSEALGLEEKVLKSHLGGEEIELEMKINMYPPCPQPQLALGVEPHTDMSALTILVPNDVPGLEVWKDGNWVSVQYLPNALFVHVGDQLQVLSNGKYRSVLHRSLVNKDRMRLSWAVFIAPPHQALIGPLAELVDDEKNPAKFSTKTFAEYRYRKFNKLPQ from the exons ATGAAGAAAGAGAGGGTGCAAATTCTATCCCACAGGGGGCTTAAGGAGCTTCCACCCCAATTTGTCCGCCCCGTCCATGAACAGCCTGAAAACACCAAAGCCATTGAAGGGGTCGCAGTTCCTGTGATTTCTTTGTCTCAGCCACATGAGGTGGTTGTTGATGAGATCTTTGGAGCAAGTAGTGAGTGGGGTTTTTTTCTCATCACAGATCATGGTGTACCATCATCCTTGATCCAACGGTTACAAGAGGTGGGTCAAGAGTTCTTCGCTCTGCCACAGGAGGATAAGGAGGCCTATGCCAATGATCCTCCTAATGGTAAATTTGAAGGTTATGGCACAAAGATGACCAAAACCCATGATGAAAAGCTTGAGTGGATTGATTATTTTTTTCATGTATTGTCTCCTTCTCCTAGAGTCAACTACGAAATCTGGCCCAGAAATCCTCCTTCTTATAG GGAAGTCACTGAAAAATACAAGGAAGAAATCCTGAGACTCACAGACAAGCTACTAAAGTTGCTCTCAGAAGCGTTGGGCTTGGAAGAAAAAGTACTAAAATCCCATCTGGGAGGTGAGGAAATAGAGCTGGAAATGAAAATCAATATGTACCCACCATGCCCACAACCTCAACTAGCCTTGGGAGTTGAACCTCACACAGACATGTCTGCCCTCACCATTCTTGTTCCAAACGATGTACCAGGTCTTGAGGTGTGGAAAGATGGCAACTGGGTTTCGGTTCAATACCTTCCTAATGCGCTATTTGTTCACGTGGGAGACCAACTTCAG GTGCTTAGCAATGGAAAATATAGGAGTGTTCTTCACAGAAGTCTGGTGAACAAGGATAGGATGCGCTTGTCATGGGCAGTGTTCATTGCACCTCCACATCAGGCACTGATTGGACCACTTGCAGAGCTTGTGGATGATGAGAAGAATCCTGCCAAATTTTCAACCAAAACGTTTGCCGAGTACCGTTACAGGAAATTCAATAAGCTTCCACAGTAA